Within bacterium, the genomic segment CCGGCAGGCGATCCTTCCAACAACTGCCGCGACCGATGCTGTCTACGCGCGGGTGGCCGAAGGTGAAGCATTTCGGGACGCTTACCGGGAGGTGGCAGCCGACCCGGAAACCGCCTACCCGCCGGCAGCCGCCACGGACCCAGAAGACCCGGCCGAGAGCTGGCGCGCTCGCCGGCACCTCGGCGCGCCCGGTGATCTGGATCTCGCCTATCTGGAGACTCGACTGTCGGCGGCCCGGGATTGGCTCGAAGGAAAGCGGGCCGGGATCACGAAAGTCTGGCGCGCGTTCGAGAGTGGTCACGGCCCATAGCGCCGGATCCCGCGGGGCTTGACCGGAGCCTTCCAGAAGGCGTACAACAAGAAGTGGGGGCGTGATCCGCCCGTGAGCCGTATACCCATCGTTCGGCACTACGAGCCCGCAGCGAGCTCGGAAGCACTCGACCGAGCCCGTAGACTCGCACGGCTGCTTCTCGATCAGCAACCGGACCTCCAGCCCGGACCCTTGGTGCGGCAATCGACCCCTAAGGAACTCCTCGACGCGCCGACACTGCATCTCGACGACCTCTCGAGCATCCCGCTTCTGAGTCGATTTTATGACGTCACGTGTGTACAGGATCGAGCCCGGCTGCGTGCCGATAGCGGCGATCTCGTCGCGGTATGCGGCCGGCACGTGCCCGAGTTCGAAGCGTATTCCTCGGCGCAGCTCGGTCTCGGCTCGGTGTCCTGGCTGAACGCCCGATCCAAGAACCCCCTGGCCGTCGCGAGCGCCTGCTGGACCGACAAAGAGATTCGCCAGCGCCTGCTCCAGGAGGTCAAGGCGGATCGGCTTCGCTACCTGCATCCGCACATGGCAACGCTGCCGGTCTGGGTGCTGGCCACGAAGTTGAGCCGTGCGGCCAACCGAGCAGTCGAGGTGATCGGGCCGCCACCGTCGCTGACCAAGAGCGTCAACGACAAGGTCTGGTTCGCCGACATCGCCAAACGACTCCTCGGACCGGACGCCGTCCTGCCCACTCATCATGTTTGGAACTACGCCACCCTGTCACGACTGGTTCGCGAACTGGCGGCTAATTCACGCGAGCTGGTGATTAAGATCCCGGACTCGGCCGGCGGCGCCGGAAACCTAGTCCTGCGCTCGGTCCGATTCCGCACCCTCAGCCTGGCGGAGATCGGTGCGTCTCTCAAGACCCGCCTAGCCGACCTCGAATGGGAGGGCAGACAACACGTGCTGGTCGGAAGCTGGGAAGCAGACGTCCTGTCGGCTCCCTCCGTTCAGATCTGGGTTCCGCCTCCTGGCGAGGGTTTCCCCATCGTCGAAGGCCTGTTCCAACAGATGGTCTCCGGCAGGGAGGGCTTTTTCATGGGCAGCCGAACGGCTCGCCTGCCGCAAGCGCTCGAGCGAGTTATCGTCGAGAGGGCCTGGCTCCTGACCGTTCTCTTCCAGGAGCTGGGCTACATCGGGCGCTGCTCGTTCGATCTTGTCCTCGTCGGCGAGGACCTCGAGAACTGCCGGGTGTGCTTTGTCGAGTGCAATGGCCGGTGGGGTGGCACCTCTCTGCCGATGACCCTCATGAACCGGATCTTCGGCGACTGGCGACGACAACCCTACGCCACTCGCGAAACGAAGGTAGAGGGACTCGATCGGCTCAGTTTCAGCGACGTGCTCGACATCCTGGGTGAGGATCTCTACGACATCCGCACCGGACGCGGCCATCTCCTGGTCTTCAACCCCAGAGGTCTCGAACCGCGCTCGAGCATCCACATCATCGCTCTGGCTGACAGCTGGGATCATGCCGAGCAGGTCGTTCGCCGGGAAGCTCGCGACCGGCTCCGGCTCGCGATCGACTCGATTCACCTCCTCAACGGGTGAATCCTGGCTTCGAGGCCCGCCCCGACGGCTACGACCGAGCCGTCCGGAACCTCGCGCCAATCCTCCTGGGAGATCGGCTCCGAGGCAACCACCGTGGCTCGGTAACGGGCCTCCCCCTCTTGGTGAACGTGCGGAATGCCGCAGATCTCGCAATCGCGGACACCGTCGCGCTCGAGCAGGTGAAGGTCACGCTGCCAGCGCGATGCCAGGAGAACGTTGCCGTCGGTGAGCAAGAAGTTCAGCATCGCCGGTCTCGATCGCCCGCCGGCGGCGCTTCGCCTCTCGAGCTCCAGAACCGATTCCCCCAGAAGCAGGGCCAGCTCATCGGCGTCACCAGGTTTTGAGCCGGCGGCCTCGGAGCCGACGGCCTCGATGTCGACTCCCGCCTTCTCGAACCGGCTCAGCAACCAGTAGAACGCGCACTCGCTGTCGGTCGTTCCCCGACGCAACGCGGCCAACCGCGGCGCGATCTCGGGCTCCATCTCGGCCTCGAGTCGATCGAAGGGGCGAACGGTGCCGTTGTGGACAAAGACCCACCGGCCGTAGGCAAAGGGATGGGTATTCTCGAGGGCTAGCTCGCCCACGGTGGCATTGCGCACGTGGGCAATGACTGCCCGCGAGTAGACGTTCTCGACGGTGGTCGCAAAATGAGCGCTTTCGTACGCCGCCGTGACGCGGCGCTCCACGATGGGCTTTGAATCGTTGAAAAAACCGATGCCCCACCCGTCGGTGTGACTGCCGCCACGAGCGTCTCGTTTGCTCTGCGCCATGAGCGCGTTCTGGGCGTAGATCAGAGAGCACTCGACCTTGGTGTCCTGGTTGGCTCGGAATCCGTAGAGCCTGCACA encodes:
- a CDS encoding class II glutamine amidotransferase, which encodes MCRLYGFRANQDTKVECSLIYAQNALMAQSKRDARGGSHTDGWGIGFFNDSKPIVERRVTAAYESAHFATTVENVYSRAVIAHVRNATVGELALENTHPFAYGRWVFVHNGTVRPFDRLEAEMEPEIAPRLAALRRGTTDSECAFYWLLSRFEKAGVDIEAVGSEAAGSKPGDADELALLLGESVLELERRSAAGGRSRPAMLNFLLTDGNVLLASRWQRDLHLLERDGVRDCEICGIPHVHQEGEARYRATVVASEPISQEDWREVPDGSVVAVGAGLEARIHPLRR